In Quercus lobata isolate SW786 chromosome 12, ValleyOak3.0 Primary Assembly, whole genome shotgun sequence, a genomic segment contains:
- the LOC115972562 gene encoding bifunctional peptidase and (3S)-lysyl hydroxylase JMJD7: MKKAMEALWEEVRELSLGNSTEIDHLNSPPTRLQFLRDYVSQNKPCLISSATLHWPAHSSWSQDTYLTQSLSASPNVSVHLTPHGNADALVPFPNNNNLCFASPHVQQLPFREALHLITTTTTNSDSNSNTQKVVAYLQQQNDCFRSEYSALSSDCDDHIPWATEALGSLPEAVNLWIGNHRSVTSFHKDHYENLYAVVSGEKHFLLLPPTDYHRMYIRNYPAARYSYSQESGEFTLELEKPARYVPWCSVNPYLSPENMEAEMSKFPLYFNGPKPFQCTVKPGQILYLPSMWFHHVRQSPDAGGRTIAINYWYDMQFDIKYAYFNFLKSIQYRSIHDPTLPKTASEDTDSESDCDSIAYGFKDEFSANGSVENLAGGNTKEE; the protein is encoded by the exons ATGAAGAAAGCGATGGAGGCATTGTGGGAGGAAGTGAGGGAGCTGAGTCTAGGAAACAGCACAGAAATAGATCATCTAAACTCCCCTCCAACCCGACTCCAATTCCTAAGAGACTACGTTTCTCAAAACAAGCCCTGCCTAATCTCCTCCGCCACTCTCCACTGGCCCGCCCACTCCTCTTGGTCTCAAGACACTTACCTCACCCAATCACTCTCCGCTTCTCCAAACGTCTCCGTTCACCTAACCCCACACGGCAACGCCGACGCACTGGTCCCATtccccaacaacaacaacctcTGCTTCGCTTCGCCACACGTGCAACAACTCCCTTTCCGCGAAGCTTTACATCtcataacaacaacaacaacaaattcaGATTCTAATTCCAATACCCAAAAAGTTGTTGCTTATTTGCAGCAACAGAACGATTGCTTCCGCTCCGAATACTCGGCGCTTTCTTCGGACTGCGATGATCACATACCGTGGGCTACTGAGGCACTCGGATCTCTTCCGGAAGCTGTTAATCTATGGATTGGGAACCATCGCTCTGTCACTTCTTTCCATAAGGATCACTACGAGAATCTATACGCCGTCGTTTCTGGTGAGAAGCATTTTCTGTTACTTCCTCCCACTGATTATCACCGTATGTACATCCGCAACTACCCTGCTGCTCGTTATTCCTATTCCCAGGAGTCCGGAGAGTTTACATTGGAGCTGGAAAAGCCTGCGAGGTACGTGCCTTGGTGCAGTGTAAATCCTTATCTTTCGCCGGAGAATATGGAGGCTGAGATGTCCAAATTCCCCTTGTATTTCAATGGCCCAAAGCCCTTTCAGTGTACGGTCAAGCCTGGACAGATTCTTTACTT GCCAAGTATGTGGTTTCATCACGTTAGGCAGAGTCCAGATGCTGGAGGGCGGACTATTGCAATAAACTATT GGTATGATATGCagtttgatatcaagtatgCCTATTTCAACTTCTTGAAATCAATTCAATACCGATCAATTCATGATCCAACATTGCCAAAAACAGCATCTGAGGACACAGATTCGGAATCAGATTGTGATTCAATTGCATATGGCTTTAAGGATGAATTTAGTGCTAATGGATCTGTAGAAAATTTAGCTGGGGGAAATACTAAAGAAGAATGA